Proteins co-encoded in one Papaver somniferum cultivar HN1 chromosome 5, ASM357369v1, whole genome shotgun sequence genomic window:
- the LOC113284404 gene encoding chloride channel protein CLC-e-like, with protein MDTSSSCICCKLCNLPKLRAHHSNNYAVSSTQLNFLYSRNHKFTNKFFNSLKFHHREKPITFLKPLKVKSTDSTEPDNFAQVLNVDKKWIAEEEEEVGNPLQGKRDKERLDIIAACIIGLCTGVGVVLFNYTVHELRDILWDGFPSRGATWLRQQPIEDRWVRVILVPTGGGVLVAILNSLRSYLRVPSKSQGRLLSNVKASCRPVLKAFAASITLGSGNALGPEGPSVEIGASIAKGISSVFGMSNQRRTSLVAAGSAAGIASGFNAAIAGCFFAVESVLWPSPAADSSPSLTNTTSMVILSAVIAAIISEVGLGSEPAFKVPEYDFRSPSELPLYLLLGILCGLVSLTLSRCTSYAITAVEKSQKVTGIPKVVFPVIGGLSVGVIALAYPEILYWGFENVDLLLESNPYVKGLPADLLLQLIGVKIITTSFCRASGLVGGYYAPSLFIGAATGMAYGKLVEQAVFLSDPIFHLSILEVASPQAYGLVGMAATLAGVCQVPLTAVLLLFQLTQDYRIVLPLLGAVGCSSWIASGQVIKRETGNKRVSLESKRNVMQNTSQSPFNSVELSSNSSSDRKPSNEGDELCELESSLCLDDSGTELKAIEERITVSQAMRIRYVTVSMSTFLMEAVTLMLEERQSCAMIVDNENFVIGFLTLDDIQEFSTFSKPRRGQDEVQNLTVSEMCNLKEGKCRVLWTATPDMNLLSVESVMDTLCINQLPVVIKHVEGYKGYPVGLIDKECIDLACRIAATRESLGLSSALEKN; from the exons ATGGATACTTCCTCTTCTTGCATTTGCTGCAAATTATGCAATCTCCCTAAGTTAAGAGCACATCATTCTAACAATTATGCTGTTAGTTCCACACAGTTAAATTTTTTATACAGCAGAAATCATAAATTTACTAACAAATTCTTCAATTCACTCAAATTTCACCATCGAGAAAAGCCAATAACATTTTTGAAACCTCTCAAAGTTAAAAGTACTGATTCTACTGAACCTGATAATTTTGCTCAAGTACTCAATGTGGATAAGAAATGGAtagcagaggaggaagaagaagttggAAATCCTTTACAGGGGAAGAGAGATAAAGAGAGACTAGATATCATAGCTGCATGTATCATTGGTCTTTGCACTGGAGTTGGTGTGGTTCTCTTCAATTATACG GTACACGAACTGCGGGATATCCTGTGGGATGGATTCCCTTCCAGAGGTGCAACATGGTTGAGACAACAGCCTATTGAAGATAGATGGGTAAGAGTGATTCTAGTACCAACTGGTGGGGGTGTTTTGGTGGCCATATTGAACAGTCTTCGAAGTTATCTCAGGGTGCCTTCCAAATCACAAGGAAGGCTTCTTTCTAATGTTAAGGCTTCATGCAGACCTGTTTTGAAGGCATTTGCAGCTTCAATTACACTTGGCTCTGGAAATGCTTTAGGACCTGAAGGTCCTAGTGTGGAAATAGGTGCATCTATTGCTAAGGGTATCAGTAGTGTTTTTGGTATGAGTAATCAGAGAAGGACATCTCTTGTTGCTGCTGGGTCAGCGGCCGGTATCGCATCAG GTTTCAATGCTGCTATTGCTGGATGTTTTTTTGCTGTGGAGTCAGTGTTATGGCCATCACCAGCAGCAGATTCCTCGCCTTCACTTACAAATACAACATCAATGGTGATCCTTAGTGCTGTAATTGCTGCTATAATTTCAGAAGTGGGTTTAGGTTCTGAACCTGCATTCAAGGTCCCAGAATATGATTTTCGATCTCCAAGTG AACTTCCACTATATCTTTTGCTGGGTATTCTCTGCGGGTTGGTGTCATTAACCTTATCGAGGTGCACATCTTACGCAATAACAGCTGTTGAGAAATCTCAAAAGGTGACAGGaataccaaaggttgtatttcctgtAATTGGTGGCTTGTCTGTCGGAGTGATAGCATTAGCATATCCTGAGATTCTTTACTGGGGTTTCGAGAATGTTGATTTATTGTTGGAATCCAATCCTTATGTTAAGGGACTCCCAGCTGATCTCCTACTTCAGCTAATTGGGGTCAAGATAATAACGACTTCATTTTGTCGGGCTTCTGGATTGGTAGGAGGATATTATGCACCGTCTCTTTTCATTGGTGCAGCAACTGGCATGGCATATGGAAAATTGGTGGAACAAGCAGTCTTCCTCTCTGATCCGATATTTCATCTTTCTATACTGGAAGTAGCTTCTCCTCAAGCGTATGGACTG GTTGGCATGGCGGCTACTTTAGCAGGGGTATGTCAAGTACCTCTGACTGCAGTTCTGCTTCTCTTTCAATTGACACAAGACTACCGGATAGTACTACCTTTACTAGGAGCTGTAGGTTGTTCTTCATGGATTGCATCTGGTCAGGTAATTAAAAGGGAAACTGGAAATAAAAGGGTCTCTCTAGAGTCAAAGAGAAATGTCATGCAAAATACAAGCCAATCTCCCTTCAACTCGGTTGAACTATCTTCAAATTCTTCTAGTGACAGAAAACCATCTAACGAGGGTGATGAACTTTGTGAGCTTGAGAGTTCTCTTTGTTTAGATGACTCCGGGACAGAACTTAAAGCTATAGAGGAAAGGATTACCGTGTCTCAAGCAATGCGGATAAGATATGTTACTGTCTCAATGAGCACTTTCCTGATGGAAGCTGTTACTCTCATGCTTGAAGAGAGGCAGTCTTGTGCCATGATAGTCGATAACGAGAACTTCGTGATTGGTTTCTTGACACTTGACGACATTCAAGAGTTCAGCACATTCTCTAAACCAAGACGTGGGCAAGACGAG GTGCAAAATCTTACAGTGTCTGAAATGTGCAACTTGAAAGAAGGAAAGTGTCGAGTTTTATGGACAGCCACACCAGACATGAATCTCCTTTCTGTGGAAAGTGTTATGGATACACTGTGTATAAATCAACTTCCAGTTGTTATAAAACATGTTGAAGGCTATAAAGGGTACCCAGTTGGTCTCATAGATAAAGAATGTATTGATCTTGCTTGCAG AATTGCAGCTACTCGAGAATCTCTCGGCCTTTCATCTGCACTGGAGAAGAACTGA
- the LOC113284405 gene encoding pre-mRNA-splicing factor CWC25 homolog isoform X2 encodes MGMKFLNKKGWHTGSIRNIETVWKAEQKRAAEDLKIEELRKQIKEEREKAEFRQLQVEAGLVPRQERLDFLYDSGLSVGKPSSADGFKELEALPTAAPVASSSTAKPEASNPGALFEEKPQSANDAWRKLNSDPLLLIRKREQEALARIKNNPIQMAMIKESVGGKKKHDDKERKKKKKKSKHSSSKGSVGTKDDAATSKGEERKEKSHRHDSGHPDNRSSDSEADIYERKERNKKSYHTSTHNRSDTELDSTERDERNKRSYHRSTRNRSDSEPGSPERGDRMSYHKATHNRSDSEPESTEREERDRRSYHKSTEREERDMRNYHKSTRDISDSEPDTTDRGERNRRTYHGSTHSESEWSRKRSSHDYSSFENNEKKSYTETIRATNDRPDTEDDWRSKSRPKHRQTAVKLTEEEKAAKLREMQMDAEVHEEQRWKRLKKAAEDDALEEKRSAIRKEATFLDEARKSAYGSGKGGSSTIEESVRRRKFFMQGQAAAGGETNAFRR; translated from the exons ATGGGGATGAAATTTTTGAACAAGAAGGGATGGCATACAGGAAGTATAAGAAACATAGAGACTGTATGGAAAGCCGAACAGAAACGTGCTGCTGAAGATCTGAAAATTGAAGAGCTCcgtaaacaaatcaaagaagaaagagagaaagcTGAATTCCGTCAGCTTCAAGTTGAAGCTGGTCTTGTTCC GAGGCAAGAGAGATTAGATTTTCTGTATGATTCTGGGTTGTCGGTTGGAAAGCCTAGTTCTGCTGATGGTTTTAAGGAGCTTGAAGCATTACCAACTGCTGCTCCAGTAGCCTCATCGTCGACGGCAAAG CCAGAAGCATCTAATCCAGGAGCTTTATTCGAAGAGAAGCCTCAGTCTGCTAATGATGCATGGAGGAAACTTAATTCTGATCCTCTGCTCCTAATCCGGAAGCGGGAGCAGGAAGCGCTTGctagaatcaagaataaccctATCCAGATGGCCATGATTAAAGAATCT GTTGGCGGAAAGAAGAAGCATGATGATAAAGAacgcaagaagaaaaagaagaaatcaaagcaTTCCTCATCTAAAGGTTCAGTGGGTACGAAGGATGATGCCGCTACTAGCAAGggtgaagaaagaaaagaaaagagccaTAGGCATGACTCGGGGCATCCAGACAATCGTAGCTCAGACTCTGAAGCCGACATATATGAAAGGAAGGAGAGGAATAAGAAGAGTTATCATACATCAACACATAACAGATCAGATACAGAACTTGACTCAACTGAAAGGGATGAGAGGAATAAGAGGAGTTATCATAGGTCAACACGTAACAGATCAGATTCCGAACCTGGCTCACCTGAAAGAGGGGATAGGATGAGTTATCATAAAGCAACACATAACAGATCAGATTCAGAACCTGAGTCAACTGAAAGAGAG GAGCGGGATAGGAGAAGTTATCATAAATCAACTGAAAGAGAGGAGCGGgatatgagaaattatcataaatcaACACGTGACATATCAGATTCGGAACCTGACACAACTGATAGAGGGGAGAGGAATAGGAGGACTTATCACGGATCAACACATTCAGAGTCGGAGTGGAGTAGAAAGAGGTCTAGTCATGATTACAGTTCATTCGAAAACAATGAGAAGAAGTCTTACACTGAAACCATTCGCGCAACAAATGACAGACCAGACACAGAAGATGATTGGCGTAGTAAGTCACGTCCTAAGCATCGACAGACTGCGGTGAAGCTTACTGAAGAAGAGAAGGCTGCTAAATTGAGAGAGATGCAAATGGATGCTGAGGTGCATGAGGAACAGAGATGGAAGCGGCTGAAGAAAGCAGCAGAGGATGACGCCTTAGAGGAAAAACGATCAGCTATTCGGAAAGAAGCCACTTTCTTGGATGAGGCACGAAAGAGTGCCTATGGATCCGGGAAAGGTGGGAGCTCCACGATAGAAGAGAGTGTCCGTCGACGTAAATTTTTCATGCAGGGACAGGCTGCCGCTGGTGGCGAGACCAATGCATTTAGGCGTTaa
- the LOC113284405 gene encoding pre-mRNA-splicing factor CWC25 homolog isoform X1 translates to MGMKFLNKKGWHTGSIRNIETVWKAEQKRAAEDLKIEELRKQIKEEREKAEFRQLQVEAGLVPRQERLDFLYDSGLSVGKPSSADGFKELEALPTAAPVASSSTAKPEASNPGALFEEKPQSANDAWRKLNSDPLLLIRKREQEALARIKNNPIQMAMIKESVGGKKKHDDKERKKKKKKSKHSSSKGSVGTKDDAATSKGEERKEKSHRHDSGHPDNRSSDSEADIYERKERNKKSYHTSTHNRSDTELDSTERDERNKRSYHRSTRNRSDSEPGSPERGDRMSYHKATHNRSDSEPESTEREERDRRSYHKSTEREERDRRSYHKSTEREERDMRNYHKSTRDISDSEPDTTDRGERNRRTYHGSTHSESEWSRKRSSHDYSSFENNEKKSYTETIRATNDRPDTEDDWRSKSRPKHRQTAVKLTEEEKAAKLREMQMDAEVHEEQRWKRLKKAAEDDALEEKRSAIRKEATFLDEARKSAYGSGKGGSSTIEESVRRRKFFMQGQAAAGGETNAFRR, encoded by the exons ATGGGGATGAAATTTTTGAACAAGAAGGGATGGCATACAGGAAGTATAAGAAACATAGAGACTGTATGGAAAGCCGAACAGAAACGTGCTGCTGAAGATCTGAAAATTGAAGAGCTCcgtaaacaaatcaaagaagaaagagagaaagcTGAATTCCGTCAGCTTCAAGTTGAAGCTGGTCTTGTTCC GAGGCAAGAGAGATTAGATTTTCTGTATGATTCTGGGTTGTCGGTTGGAAAGCCTAGTTCTGCTGATGGTTTTAAGGAGCTTGAAGCATTACCAACTGCTGCTCCAGTAGCCTCATCGTCGACGGCAAAG CCAGAAGCATCTAATCCAGGAGCTTTATTCGAAGAGAAGCCTCAGTCTGCTAATGATGCATGGAGGAAACTTAATTCTGATCCTCTGCTCCTAATCCGGAAGCGGGAGCAGGAAGCGCTTGctagaatcaagaataaccctATCCAGATGGCCATGATTAAAGAATCT GTTGGCGGAAAGAAGAAGCATGATGATAAAGAacgcaagaagaaaaagaagaaatcaaagcaTTCCTCATCTAAAGGTTCAGTGGGTACGAAGGATGATGCCGCTACTAGCAAGggtgaagaaagaaaagaaaagagccaTAGGCATGACTCGGGGCATCCAGACAATCGTAGCTCAGACTCTGAAGCCGACATATATGAAAGGAAGGAGAGGAATAAGAAGAGTTATCATACATCAACACATAACAGATCAGATACAGAACTTGACTCAACTGAAAGGGATGAGAGGAATAAGAGGAGTTATCATAGGTCAACACGTAACAGATCAGATTCCGAACCTGGCTCACCTGAAAGAGGGGATAGGATGAGTTATCATAAAGCAACACATAACAGATCAGATTCAGAACCTGAGTCAACTGAAAGAGAGGAGCGGGATAGGAGAAGTTATCATAAATCAACTGAAAGAGAGGAGCGGGATAGGAGAAGTTATCATAAATCAACTGAAAGAGAGGAGCGGgatatgagaaattatcataaatcaACACGTGACATATCAGATTCGGAACCTGACACAACTGATAGAGGGGAGAGGAATAGGAGGACTTATCACGGATCAACACATTCAGAGTCGGAGTGGAGTAGAAAGAGGTCTAGTCATGATTACAGTTCATTCGAAAACAATGAGAAGAAGTCTTACACTGAAACCATTCGCGCAACAAATGACAGACCAGACACAGAAGATGATTGGCGTAGTAAGTCACGTCCTAAGCATCGACAGACTGCGGTGAAGCTTACTGAAGAAGAGAAGGCTGCTAAATTGAGAGAGATGCAAATGGATGCTGAGGTGCATGAGGAACAGAGATGGAAGCGGCTGAAGAAAGCAGCAGAGGATGACGCCTTAGAGGAAAAACGATCAGCTATTCGGAAAGAAGCCACTTTCTTGGATGAGGCACGAAAGAGTGCCTATGGATCCGGGAAAGGTGGGAGCTCCACGATAGAAGAGAGTGTCCGTCGACGTAAATTTTTCATGCAGGGACAGGCTGCCGCTGGTGGCGAGACCAATGCATTTAGGCGTTaa